One window of Triticum dicoccoides isolate Atlit2015 ecotype Zavitan chromosome 5A, WEW_v2.0, whole genome shotgun sequence genomic DNA carries:
- the LOC119301552 gene encoding F-box/FBD/LRR-repeat protein At1g13570-like has protein sequence MSMPRRAAEVAVAEADALISLPTGVLDDILDRVGLLDAVRTSALSRAWRRRWEDLPSIDFYFPRPDEAKHLRSVDSVLLRCPGRVRRFWAHLDEPSEARIHDWLLVLSRRGVDTLNLRPISFDAVLALPASVFACRRLTNLRLHACAIPPLPAGFEGFPELRKLALTCVRFRENGEYQLEEIIATSPSLEKLVFWEVKIVGDFKEWVIQGPNIQEIQISSSKDLGWILGELPSLHSANIDILDYLGGRDFAKFLAGFSNITRLVICTRHSPLNGAIILERLQCKFGNLKSLTLYTQFCELPSILSTYCLLRNAPNLERLKILIDNSAEQKFEAHEEFQNSQWTGGMCANLQFVQMTGIHWLPNEMTFIELILSKARLFRTLFITHGENCSMSNEDAMNKILSYRRASTCAEILFKGKASVTFFRS, from the exons ATGTCGATGCCGCGCCGGGCGGCAGAGGTCGCCGTGGCGGAGGCGGATGCCCTGATCTCGCTGCCGACGGGCGTCCTCGACGACATCCTCGACCGCGTCGGCCTCCTGGACGCCGTCCGCACGTCGGCGCTCTCCCGCGCCTGGCGACGCCGGTGGGAGGACCTCCCGTCCATCGACTTCTACTTCCCCCGCCCCGACGAGGCCAAGCACCTGAGGTCCGTCGACAGCGTGCTCCTCCGCTGCCCCGGCCGCGTCCGGCGCTTCTGGGCGCACCTCGACGAGCCCTCCGAGGCGCGCATCCACGACTGGCTCCTCGTCCTCTCCCGCCGGGGCGTCGACACCCTCAACCTCAGGCCCATCTCCTTCGACGCCGTCCTCGCGCTCCCCGCCTCCGTCTTCGCCTGCCGCCGGCTCACCAACCTCCGCCTCCACGCCTGCGCCATCCCGCCCCTGCCCGCGGGCTTCGAGGGGTTCCCGGAGCTGAGGAAACTTGCTCTCACCTGCGTCCGGTTCCGGGAGAACGGGGAGTACCAACTGGAGGAGATCATCGCCACGTCGCCCTCGCTTGAGAAGCTGGTGTTCTGGGAGGTAAAAATCGTGGGCGACTTCAAGGAGTGGGTGATTCAGGGGCCCAATATCCAGGAGATACAGATCAGTTCGTCCAAAGATTTGGGCTGGATCCTTGGGGAGCTTCCGTCCCTGCACTCTGCCAACATTGATATACTGGACTATTTAGGGGGCCGCGATTTCGCCAAATTCCTCGCCGGCTTTTCGAACATTACGAGGCTTGTGATTTGTACTCGTCATTCACCG TTAAATGGGGCTATAATACTAGAGAGGCTTCAATGCAAATTTGGCAACTTAAAGAGCTTGACACTATATACACAATTTTGTGAGCTTCCCTCCATTCTATCAACCTATTGCTTACTAAGGAATGCCCCAAACCTTGAAAGACTCAAAATACTG ATCGACAACAGTGCCGAGCAGAAATTTGAGGCACATGAAGAGTTTCAAAATTCACAGTGGACCGGTGGCATGTGTGCCAACCTTCAGTTCGTGCAGATGACTGGTATTCATTGGCTTCCAAATGAGATGACTTTTATAGAGCTTATTCTCTCTAAAGCAAGGCTTTTTCGCACATTATTTATTACTCATGGTGAGAATTGCTCAATGTCGAATGAGGATGCAATGAACAAGATACTAAGTTACAGAAGAGCTTCGACTTGTGCCGAGATTCTGTTTAAAG GGAAAGCCAGTGTCACATTTTTTCGCAGCTGA